A region from the Prevotella melaninogenica genome encodes:
- the pheT gene encoding phenylalanine--tRNA ligase subunit beta: MNISYKWLKEYVDFSLTPEEIAVALTSIGLEVGALEEVETIRGGLKGLYVGKVLTCEAHPNSDHLHVTTVDLGKGEPQQIVCGAPNVAAGQKVIVADLGCVLYDGDNEFTIKRSKLRGVESFGMICAEDEIGVGTAHDGIIVLPDNAPVGQPASEYYQLDSDWLIEIDITANRADALSHYGVARDLYAWLIQNGYETSLHRPSCDAFKVDNHDLPIDVTIENTDACRRYACLSMTDCEVKESPQWLKDKLNIIGLRPINNIVDITNYIMMAYGQPMHCFDADMVKGNHIIVKDKNEGKNFVTLDGDEHTLGEHDLAICNEEDPMCIAGVFGGKGSGTYETTKNIVLESAYFHPTWIRKSARRHGLSTDASFRFERGIDPNGVIYALKQAAILCKELAGGKVSMEIRDEYPTKMEGFPVRLNYEYCDRLIGKKLGHETIKRIVESLEMKVEKEDAEGLNLLVPPYRVDVQRPCDVVEDVLRIYGYNNVEIPTELKSSLTIAEEADKNYHRENIIGEQLVGAGFSEIMNNSLTKSSYYEETDLNAYPWEETVKVMNPLSADLGVMRQTLLFGGLESIVRNVNRKAQNLRFFEVGNVYKYNKEKWTEESPIKAYTQDYHMALWVTGKRIQGSWAHPDQESSFYELKAYVENILRRIGIAQGLLVSEKSDNNVFDKAITLKTRAGKVLVEMGILSHKLLKSFDIDQKVYYAELDWAGLMKAIRKNKLQFQEISKYPAVSRDLALLVDNNVEFAQIEEIARQADKKLLKRVELFDVYQGKNLPEGKKSYAVNFILQDETKTLNDKAIDAIMQKLIKNLTNKLGAELR, translated from the coding sequence ATGAATATTTCATATAAGTGGCTAAAGGAATACGTTGACTTCAGTCTAACTCCAGAAGAGATTGCTGTTGCACTCACCTCTATTGGTTTGGAGGTTGGCGCATTGGAAGAAGTTGAAACGATACGAGGTGGACTGAAGGGATTGTATGTCGGTAAGGTACTCACTTGCGAGGCACATCCAAACTCTGATCATCTTCACGTAACAACCGTTGACCTTGGCAAGGGCGAACCACAGCAGATCGTATGTGGTGCACCGAATGTTGCAGCAGGACAGAAGGTTATCGTAGCTGACTTAGGTTGTGTACTCTATGATGGTGACAATGAGTTTACGATTAAGAGAAGTAAGCTGCGTGGTGTAGAGAGTTTTGGAATGATTTGTGCCGAGGATGAGATTGGTGTCGGCACAGCGCACGATGGTATTATCGTGTTACCAGACAATGCACCAGTAGGTCAGCCAGCATCAGAGTATTACCAGTTGGATAGTGACTGGTTGATTGAAATAGACATTACGGCAAACCGTGCTGATGCGTTAAGTCATTATGGTGTGGCGCGCGACCTCTATGCATGGTTGATACAGAATGGTTATGAAACCTCATTGCATCGCCCTTCTTGTGATGCTTTTAAGGTTGATAATCATGACCTTCCTATTGATGTGACGATCGAGAATACTGATGCTTGCCGTCGTTATGCTTGTTTGAGTATGACGGATTGTGAGGTAAAGGAAAGTCCACAGTGGTTGAAGGATAAACTGAATATTATCGGTCTACGCCCAATCAATAACATCGTCGACATTACTAACTATATCATGATGGCTTACGGACAACCTATGCACTGCTTTGATGCAGATATGGTTAAGGGCAATCATATTATTGTTAAGGACAAGAACGAAGGTAAGAATTTCGTTACTTTGGATGGCGATGAGCATACCCTTGGCGAACACGATCTTGCTATCTGCAATGAGGAAGACCCTATGTGTATCGCTGGTGTCTTCGGTGGAAAGGGTAGTGGAACTTATGAGACGACCAAAAACATAGTTTTGGAGAGTGCTTATTTCCACCCGACATGGATTCGTAAGAGCGCTCGTCGTCATGGTCTTTCTACAGATGCCAGTTTTCGTTTTGAGCGTGGTATCGACCCGAATGGCGTTATCTATGCACTCAAGCAGGCTGCAATCCTTTGTAAGGAACTTGCAGGTGGAAAGGTAAGTATGGAGATTCGTGACGAGTATCCAACTAAGATGGAGGGCTTCCCAGTTCGTTTGAACTATGAGTATTGCGATCGTCTTATTGGTAAGAAACTTGGTCATGAAACGATTAAGCGCATTGTTGAAAGCCTTGAAATGAAGGTTGAAAAGGAAGATGCAGAGGGTCTCAACCTCCTCGTTCCTCCTTATCGTGTTGACGTACAGCGACCTTGTGACGTTGTAGAAGATGTCCTCCGTATCTACGGATATAATAATGTAGAGATTCCTACAGAGTTGAAGTCTTCATTGACAATTGCAGAAGAGGCTGACAAGAACTATCATCGTGAGAATATCATTGGTGAACAGTTGGTTGGTGCTGGCTTCTCTGAGATTATGAACAACTCACTTACCAAGAGCTCTTACTATGAGGAGACAGACCTCAATGCTTATCCTTGGGAGGAGACTGTGAAGGTGATGAATCCTCTTTCAGCCGACTTAGGTGTGATGCGTCAGACCCTTCTCTTCGGTGGTTTGGAGAGTATTGTACGCAATGTGAACCGCAAGGCACAGAATCTCCGCTTCTTTGAGGTTGGTAATGTCTATAAGTACAATAAGGAGAAGTGGACAGAGGAAAGTCCTATCAAGGCTTATACACAGGATTACCACATGGCTTTGTGGGTGACAGGTAAGCGCATACAAGGTTCATGGGCGCACCCTGATCAGGAATCTTCTTTCTATGAACTGAAGGCATACGTTGAGAATATTCTGCGTCGAATCGGTATCGCACAGGGCTTACTCGTTAGCGAGAAGTCTGACAATAATGTTTTTGACAAAGCAATCACACTGAAGACACGTGCAGGTAAGGTACTCGTTGAGATGGGTATTCTTAGTCATAAACTCTTGAAGAGTTTCGATATCGATCAGAAGGTTTACTATGCAGAGTTGGATTGGGCTGGACTGATGAAGGCTATTCGTAAGAATAAACTTCAGTTCCAAGAGATATCTAAGTATCCTGCTGTAAGCCGTGACCTTGCATTGTTGGTTGACAATAATGTTGAGTTTGCACAGATTGAGGAGATTGCACGTCAGGCAGACAAGAAGCTCTTGAAGCGTGTTGAACTCTTCGATGTTTACCAAGGTAAGAACCTTCCAGAGGGCAAGAAGAGTTATGCTGTCAACTTCATTCTTCAGGATGAGACGAAGACACTCAACGATAAGGCTATTGATGCCATCATGCAGAAATTAATTAAGAATTTAACAAATAAACTCGGAGCAGAACTCCGTTAA
- a CDS encoding AGE family epimerase/isomerase: MDKKEYLRSWAETYKNDLTNNIMPFWLNHGWDKENGGIYTCLNRDGSLMDTTKSVWFQGRWAFICAFAYNNVEKNQEWLEASKSAIDFIENHCFDEDGHMYFEVTAEGKPLRKRRYVFSETFAAIAFAEYSLATGDKHYAERALQVFHDAQRFLSTPGFLPAKYEAGVEMQSHSIIMILINVGSRLRAVIDDPTLTQQIDESISLLRRYFMHPEFKALLETVGPKGEFIDTNAARTINPGHCIETAWFIMEEAKLRNWDKDLLDTALTIFDWSWDWGWDKQYGGIINFRDCRNLPPQDYSQDMKFWWPQCETIIASLYAYLGTGDEEYLYRHQRISEWTYAHFPDQDFPEWYGYLHRDGTVAQPAKGNIFKGPFHVPRMMIKGYMLCQEILKTME, translated from the coding sequence ATGGATAAAAAAGAATACTTACGTTCATGGGCTGAAACCTATAAGAACGACCTTACAAACAACATTATGCCTTTCTGGTTGAACCATGGTTGGGACAAAGAGAATGGCGGTATTTACACCTGTCTAAATCGTGATGGTTCATTGATGGACACAACCAAATCGGTGTGGTTTCAAGGACGATGGGCATTCATCTGTGCTTTTGCATACAACAATGTAGAAAAGAATCAAGAATGGCTTGAAGCCTCTAAGTCTGCTATCGACTTCATTGAGAACCATTGCTTTGACGAGGACGGACACATGTACTTTGAGGTAACAGCAGAGGGTAAACCACTGCGTAAGCGTCGCTATGTCTTCTCAGAGACTTTCGCTGCAATCGCTTTTGCAGAATACTCTTTGGCTACTGGTGACAAACACTATGCGGAAAGAGCATTACAAGTATTCCATGATGCACAACGTTTCCTCTCTACTCCAGGTTTCCTTCCTGCCAAGTATGAAGCGGGTGTCGAGATGCAAAGTCATTCTATCATTATGATTCTCATCAACGTTGGCTCACGTCTTCGTGCGGTAATTGACGACCCAACATTGACTCAGCAGATTGACGAGTCTATCTCATTGCTCCGTCGCTACTTCATGCACCCTGAGTTCAAGGCACTGCTTGAAACAGTTGGTCCTAAGGGAGAATTCATTGACACCAATGCTGCACGCACCATCAATCCTGGTCATTGCATTGAAACGGCATGGTTTATCATGGAGGAGGCTAAGTTACGCAACTGGGACAAAGACTTACTTGACACTGCCCTCACCATCTTCGATTGGTCATGGGACTGGGGATGGGATAAGCAATATGGCGGTATCATCAACTTCCGAGACTGCCGAAATCTCCCACCACAGGACTATTCACAGGATATGAAGTTCTGGTGGCCACAGTGTGAGACAATCATTGCTTCACTCTATGCCTACCTTGGAACAGGAGACGAAGAATATCTCTATCGCCACCAACGTATCAGCGAGTGGACATACGCCCACTTCCCTGACCAAGACTTCCCAGAGTGGTACGGCTACCTGCATCGTGACGGAACCGTTGCACAGCCTGCAAAGGGTAACATTTTCAAAGGACCTTTCCACGTTCCACGTATGATGATTAAAGGCTATATGCTCTGTCAAGAGATATTGAAGACTATGGAATAG
- a CDS encoding YebC/PmpR family DNA-binding transcriptional regulator produces the protein MGRAFEYRKATKLKRWGHMARTFTKLGKEIAIAVKAGGPEPENNPRLRAIIATCKRENMPKDNIQRAIKNAMGKDTSDYKEVTYEGYGPHGVAIFVDTLTDNTTRTVGDVRSIFNKFNGNLGTQGSLSFLFDQKAVFTFKKKEGLDMEELILDLIDYGVDDEFDEDEEENEITIYGEPTSFGEIQKHLEDNGFEITSAEFTRIPNDLKDVTPEERETIDKMVERLEDFDDVQNVYTNMKPAEE, from the coding sequence ATGGGTAGAGCATTTGAATATCGCAAAGCAACTAAGCTCAAGAGATGGGGTCACATGGCCCGTACGTTCACAAAGTTAGGTAAAGAAATCGCTATTGCTGTTAAGGCAGGTGGTCCTGAGCCAGAGAACAACCCACGCCTTCGTGCAATTATTGCAACATGTAAGCGTGAGAATATGCCGAAGGATAATATCCAGCGTGCTATTAAGAACGCCATGGGTAAGGATACCAGCGACTATAAGGAGGTGACATACGAAGGTTATGGACCTCATGGAGTTGCTATATTTGTTGATACATTGACAGATAATACTACACGTACAGTAGGTGATGTTCGTTCAATCTTCAATAAGTTTAATGGTAACCTTGGTACACAGGGTTCTCTTAGCTTCCTTTTTGATCAAAAGGCTGTCTTCACTTTTAAGAAGAAAGAGGGTTTAGATATGGAAGAGTTGATTCTCGACTTGATTGACTATGGGGTTGATGATGAGTTCGATGAGGATGAGGAAGAGAACGAAATCACTATCTATGGTGAGCCAACAAGCTTTGGTGAGATTCAGAAACACTTAGAAGACAATGGTTTCGAGATTACTTCTGCAGAGTTCACTCGTATTCCTAACGATTTGAAGGACGTTACACCTGAAGAGCGTGAGACGATCGATAAGATGGTTGAGCGTTTAGAAGATTTCGATGACGTGCAGAATGTTTACACTAACATGAAGCCAGCAGAGGAATAA
- the ypfJ gene encoding KPN_02809 family neutral zinc metallopeptidase, translating into MRLTGRRESNNVEDRRGMGTGAKAGIGGIGGIIIIALFTFLSGGNLGDFVNNVVQTQMQGQTEVQTDGQQHQFTEEEEKLADFSKQILAGTEDVWTEQFQLHGMKYQYPTLVLFTGAVQTACGNGSVAMGPFYCSADQRLYLDLSFFSGMRKDLGIEAKGDLDFAYAYVIAHEVGHHVEYLRGILGKCHAKMARVSQEKANKLSVKLELLADYYAGCWAHYDNEKFQSITDGDIEEAVDCAEKIGDNYLQKKARGYAQPETFTHGTSEQRMYWLKKGIETGDWDTTPFAPGELD; encoded by the coding sequence ATGAGACTTACAGGACGTAGAGAAAGCAATAATGTAGAAGACCGACGTGGCATGGGTACTGGTGCAAAAGCAGGTATTGGAGGCATTGGAGGTATCATTATCATAGCTCTTTTCACCTTTTTAAGCGGTGGCAACTTAGGGGATTTCGTTAACAACGTTGTGCAAACACAGATGCAGGGACAGACTGAAGTACAGACCGATGGGCAACAACACCAATTCACAGAAGAAGAGGAGAAACTTGCTGATTTCTCAAAACAGATTCTTGCTGGTACTGAAGATGTCTGGACAGAGCAGTTTCAGCTTCACGGTATGAAGTATCAATACCCTACCCTCGTTCTCTTTACAGGTGCTGTACAAACTGCTTGTGGCAATGGTTCGGTCGCTATGGGACCTTTCTATTGCTCTGCTGACCAGCGCCTTTACCTTGACTTGAGTTTCTTTAGTGGTATGCGTAAGGACTTAGGAATAGAAGCAAAGGGCGATCTTGACTTTGCCTACGCTTACGTGATTGCGCATGAAGTAGGTCATCATGTAGAATATCTCCGTGGTATTCTTGGTAAATGTCATGCAAAGATGGCACGTGTCAGTCAAGAAAAAGCTAATAAGCTCAGCGTAAAACTTGAACTCCTTGCCGATTACTACGCTGGCTGTTGGGCACATTATGACAACGAGAAATTCCAAAGTATTACTGATGGTGACATTGAGGAAGCGGTTGATTGTGCTGAGAAAATCGGTGACAACTATCTTCAAAAGAAAGCACGTGGCTATGCACAGCCCGAAACCTTCACACACGGAACTTCCGAACAACGTATGTATTGGTTGAAGAAAGGTATAGAAACTGGTGATTGGGACACAACACCCTTTGCCCCAGGAGAGTTAGATTAA
- the tnpB gene encoding IS66 family insertion sequence element accessory protein TnpB (TnpB, as the term is used for proteins encoded by IS66 family insertion elements, is considered an accessory protein, since TnpC, encoded by a neighboring gene, is a DDE family transposase.): MFALNETNVYRVCCSPVDMRQGMLRLCQFVRGNDFNPSDGCVYVFYNRSRNRIKLLHWERCGFVVYHKQMAQGCLSGKIMQQTKGFYELRWDELVLYIEGINPHCYRRKRYNKP; encoded by the coding sequence ATGTTTGCACTGAATGAAACAAATGTTTATCGGGTTTGTTGTTCTCCTGTGGATATGCGCCAGGGGATGCTTCGATTATGTCAATTCGTCCGTGGTAATGATTTTAACCCATCTGATGGTTGTGTTTATGTGTTCTATAATCGTTCTCGCAATCGTATCAAGCTGCTTCATTGGGAACGATGTGGTTTTGTCGTATACCACAAGCAGATGGCACAGGGTTGTTTAAGTGGTAAAATCATGCAGCAAACCAAGGGATTTTATGAACTTCGATGGGATGAATTGGTCCTTTATATAGAAGGTATAAATCCTCATTGTTATCGAAGGAAACGTTACAATAAACCTTAG
- the tnpC gene encoding IS66 family transposase has protein sequence MNTSNNKTASNYHFLTREDFINLLEQKDMELKSKDVELKSKNVELKQKDAEIKVKDVEIKQKDAELKQKDAELARKSQRILELERMVFGRRSEKRLPESPNGWAGSFFDKDWAKEGKQLSGEIPTIIKEVEKQAKQRREASCNARSTRKGKPYASYVPNDIERVVTEIYPDGYDENRMVIIGHDKTEHLCLRPSSFYVKVEDRIVCRLKDAKPTDAKIDILEAPLQKQAVDCFADASLLAEIITGKFVYHLPEYRQSTRWKEYGINIPTSTINSWVHSTANALYPLYKLQAKLILQSPYLQVDETSVQVADRKGKTRKGYLWGVRDALHCRGVFFHWKEGSRSGAVPDELFKGYHGAIQSDGYEAYSRFENVQGIELLGCMAHVRRKFEHLSTNDKNAAHIVKMIAVLYELEANLKHSNASYEEIQAERKSKAYPILKALEAYMKEVHKEYLPGEAMEKALRYAFAVWIRISRYVQDGRFNIDNNLMEQAIRPITLGRKNYLFCGNNEGAENNAIFYTFMACCREAKIEPNVWLRQVLAKPLLDMEDEELIKLLPINYK, from the coding sequence ATGAATACATCCAACAATAAGACTGCGTCTAACTATCATTTTTTAACTCGAGAAGATTTTATAAATCTCCTTGAGCAGAAAGACATGGAGCTTAAAAGTAAGGATGTAGAACTTAAGAGCAAGAATGTTGAACTTAAGCAAAAGGACGCAGAGATCAAGGTTAAGGATGTTGAGATTAAGCAAAAGGATGCAGAACTTAAGCAAAAGGATGCAGAGTTAGCAAGAAAATCTCAACGTATTCTTGAACTTGAGCGTATGGTATTCGGTAGACGTAGCGAAAAGCGTTTACCTGAGAGTCCCAACGGCTGGGCAGGTTCGTTCTTTGATAAAGATTGGGCAAAAGAAGGTAAACAACTTTCGGGGGAAATACCAACTATCATCAAGGAAGTAGAGAAGCAAGCTAAGCAGCGCAGGGAAGCAAGCTGTAACGCTCGTTCTACGAGAAAAGGCAAGCCATATGCCTCTTATGTTCCTAATGATATAGAGCGTGTGGTTACTGAGATTTATCCAGACGGTTATGATGAAAACCGTATGGTTATCATCGGTCACGATAAGACAGAACACTTGTGCTTACGTCCCTCAAGCTTTTATGTTAAGGTTGAAGACCGCATCGTCTGCCGTTTGAAAGATGCAAAACCCACGGATGCAAAGATTGACATACTGGAAGCTCCTTTACAGAAGCAAGCTGTGGATTGTTTTGCCGATGCCTCTCTGCTGGCTGAGATTATCACAGGAAAGTTTGTCTATCATTTGCCAGAGTATAGACAAAGCACCAGATGGAAAGAGTATGGCATCAACATCCCAACCTCTACCATAAACAGCTGGGTTCACAGCACAGCTAACGCTTTATATCCTCTATATAAACTCCAAGCAAAGTTGATTTTACAGAGTCCCTACTTGCAAGTTGATGAGACAAGCGTACAAGTTGCCGACCGTAAGGGTAAGACTCGCAAGGGTTATCTGTGGGGAGTAAGAGATGCGCTGCACTGCCGAGGGGTCTTCTTTCATTGGAAGGAAGGTTCACGATCGGGAGCCGTACCCGACGAACTCTTCAAAGGCTATCATGGTGCTATACAATCCGATGGGTATGAAGCTTACAGCAGATTTGAAAACGTTCAAGGCATAGAGCTCTTGGGATGTATGGCACATGTCCGGCGAAAGTTCGAGCATTTATCGACAAATGATAAGAATGCCGCCCATATCGTTAAGATGATCGCTGTACTCTACGAGTTAGAAGCAAACTTAAAACACAGTAACGCCAGCTACGAAGAGATTCAGGCTGAAAGAAAATCCAAAGCATATCCTATATTAAAGGCTCTTGAAGCATATATGAAGGAGGTACACAAGGAGTATCTCCCTGGCGAAGCTATGGAGAAAGCTCTGCGTTATGCTTTCGCCGTATGGATACGCATCAGCCGATACGTACAAGATGGGCGTTTCAATATAGACAACAATCTTATGGAGCAAGCCATCAGACCCATTACATTGGGAAGGAAAAACTATCTGTTCTGTGGCAACAACGAAGGAGCCGAAAACAATGCCATCTTCTATACGTTCATGGCATGTTGTAGGGAAGCAAAGATAGAACCTAATGTGTGGTTAAGGCAGGTATTAGCAAAACCCTTGCTGGACATGGAGGATGAGGAATTGATTAAACTGCTACCCATAAACTATAAATAG
- the uvrA gene encoding excinuclease ABC subunit UvrA yields MNEKIEVFGARVHNLKNIDITIPRNSLTVFTGLSGSGKSSLAFDTIFAEGQRRYIETFSAYARNFLGNMERPDVDKITGLSPVISIEQKTTNKNPRSTVGTTTEIYDYLRLLFARAGEAYSYMSGEKMVKYTEEKVVDMIMSDYQDRKIYILSPLVRNRKGHYRELFEQMRRKGYLYIRIDGEIEELTRGMKVDRYKNHNIEVVIDKMKLGGTENNTLRERLAKTITTAMKQGEGLIMILDNERNEAKYFSKRLMDPVTGIAYKDPAPNIFSFNSPEGACPQCKGLGVIDEIDLKKVIPDDEQDIHSGAIIPLGKYKNQMIFWQIDALLKKYDCSLKTPIKDIPKEAMDEVLYGSLEKLKIAKELVHTTSDYFVSFDGIIKYLRTVMENDDSSAGKKWADQFIAETQCPECHGHRLNREALSYKIWDKNIADLAEMDITELKDWIDHVEEHLSEKQRTIAVEIIKEIRKRINFLLDVGLDYLALNRQSATLSGGESQRIRLATQIGSQLVNVLYILDEPSIGLHQRDNERLINSLKELRNMGNTVIVVEHDEDMMRAADWIVDIGPKAGRKGGEVVFQGKPEDMLKTHTLTAQYLNGERAIEIPKERREGNGKTIQLTGCKGNNLKDVDVTFPLGSLTVVTGVSGSGKSTLINETLQPILSQHFYRSLKRPMPYRKIEGIDNIDKVVNVDQSPIGRTPRSNPATYTGVFSDIRQLFVNLPEAKIRGYKPGRFSFNVKGGRCETCGGNGYKTIEMNFLPDVMVPCEVCHGKRYNRETLEVRFKGKSIADVLDMTVNMAVEFFENVPQILPKIKALQDVGLGYIKLGQSSTTLSGGESQRVKLATELAKRDTGKTLYILDEPTTGLHFEDIRILMDVLQKLVDRGNTVVIIEHNLDVIKLADYIIDMGPEGGRGGGRMLGCGTPEIVAKNKESYTSRFLAKALK; encoded by the coding sequence ATGAACGAAAAGATAGAAGTCTTTGGAGCCAGAGTACATAATCTGAAGAATATAGATATAACCATCCCACGCAACTCACTTACAGTATTTACTGGACTATCTGGTTCAGGAAAGAGTTCGCTTGCTTTCGATACTATTTTCGCTGAAGGTCAGCGTCGATACATTGAGACTTTCTCTGCATACGCACGCAACTTCCTCGGAAATATGGAGCGTCCTGATGTAGATAAGATTACAGGACTCTCTCCCGTCATCTCCATTGAACAAAAAACGACCAATAAGAATCCACGTTCTACCGTCGGAACAACTACTGAGATATACGATTATCTCCGACTTCTCTTTGCTCGTGCAGGCGAGGCATACTCTTATATGAGTGGTGAAAAGATGGTAAAATATACAGAGGAGAAAGTAGTGGATATGATTATGTCTGACTATCAAGACCGTAAAATATACATCCTCTCTCCACTCGTCCGCAATCGTAAAGGTCACTACCGTGAACTCTTTGAGCAGATGCGTCGCAAAGGTTATCTCTACATACGCATAGATGGAGAGATAGAGGAGCTTACTCGTGGAATGAAAGTAGACCGTTACAAGAACCATAACATTGAAGTCGTTATTGACAAGATGAAGCTTGGTGGTACGGAGAATAACACACTACGTGAACGTTTAGCCAAGACGATTACGACTGCTATGAAGCAAGGAGAAGGTTTGATTATGATTCTTGATAACGAACGCAATGAAGCTAAATACTTCTCAAAACGACTTATGGACCCTGTCACAGGCATAGCCTACAAAGACCCTGCACCAAACATTTTTTCATTCAATTCACCCGAAGGTGCCTGCCCTCAGTGTAAAGGCTTGGGTGTCATAGATGAGATTGACTTAAAGAAAGTGATTCCAGATGACGAACAAGACATTCATAGCGGTGCAATTATCCCTTTAGGAAAATACAAGAACCAGATGATTTTCTGGCAGATAGATGCTTTATTGAAGAAGTATGATTGTAGTCTTAAAACACCCATCAAGGATATACCAAAGGAGGCAATGGATGAGGTTCTGTACGGTTCGCTGGAGAAGTTGAAGATAGCCAAAGAACTTGTACATACCACCTCCGACTACTTTGTATCCTTTGATGGTATCATTAAGTATCTCCGTACTGTTATGGAGAACGACGACTCCTCAGCAGGAAAGAAGTGGGCAGACCAGTTCATTGCCGAAACTCAATGCCCAGAATGTCATGGGCACCGCCTGAATCGTGAGGCTTTATCCTATAAAATATGGGACAAGAATATTGCTGACCTTGCGGAAATGGACATTACCGAGTTGAAAGACTGGATTGACCATGTTGAAGAACACTTGAGCGAGAAGCAACGTACAATTGCCGTTGAAATTATAAAAGAGATTCGTAAGCGTATAAACTTCCTACTCGATGTGGGACTTGATTATCTCGCCTTGAACCGTCAGAGTGCAACTCTCTCTGGTGGAGAGAGCCAGCGTATCCGCCTTGCAACACAGATTGGTTCACAACTTGTCAACGTACTTTACATCCTCGATGAGCCATCTATTGGTCTGCATCAGCGGGATAACGAACGACTCATTAACTCGCTCAAGGAACTACGCAATATGGGTAATACGGTCATTGTTGTTGAGCACGACGAAGACATGATGCGAGCAGCAGACTGGATTGTAGACATTGGACCAAAAGCTGGTCGCAAAGGTGGTGAGGTTGTATTCCAAGGTAAGCCTGAAGATATGCTCAAGACACACACACTCACCGCACAGTATCTAAACGGTGAACGTGCTATCGAAATCCCAAAGGAACGACGAGAGGGCAACGGAAAGACCATTCAACTCACTGGTTGTAAAGGTAATAACCTAAAAGATGTGGACGTAACTTTCCCACTTGGCAGTCTCACTGTCGTTACGGGTGTATCTGGTTCTGGAAAGAGTACGCTTATCAACGAGACTTTACAGCCTATTCTTTCACAACATTTTTACCGTTCTCTGAAGCGTCCAATGCCTTACAGAAAGATTGAAGGCATTGATAACATTGATAAGGTGGTGAACGTTGACCAAAGTCCTATTGGTCGTACTCCTCGCAGTAACCCAGCTACATACACGGGTGTATTCTCTGATATTCGCCAACTATTTGTCAATCTTCCTGAAGCAAAGATTCGTGGTTACAAGCCGGGACGATTCTCTTTCAACGTGAAAGGAGGACGATGTGAGACTTGTGGCGGTAATGGATACAAAACTATTGAAATGAATTTCCTGCCTGATGTGATGGTACCTTGTGAGGTCTGCCACGGCAAACGCTATAACCGCGAAACCCTTGAAGTACGCTTTAAAGGAAAATCAATTGCAGATGTATTGGATATGACAGTCAATATGGCTGTAGAGTTCTTTGAGAACGTACCACAGATTCTGCCGAAGATAAAGGCATTACAAGATGTTGGCTTAGGATATATCAAACTTGGACAAAGTTCCACTACCCTCTCTGGTGGTGAGAGTCAGCGTGTCAAGTTAGCAACCGAACTCGCAAAGCGTGACACAGGTAAGACACTTTACATTCTTGACGAGCCTACGACAGGTCTTCACTTTGAAGATATTCGTATCTTGATGGACGTCTTACAGAAGCTTGTTGACCGTGGCAACACAGTAGTCATCATCGAGCATAATCTCGATGTCATCAAACTTGCAGACTACATCATTGACATGGGACCAGAAGGTGGTCGTGGTGGCGGTCGTATGTTAGGCTGTGGAACACCAGAGATTGTGGCAAAGAATAAGGAAAGCTATACTTCCCGCTTCCTTGCAAAAGCACTAAAATAA